The following proteins come from a genomic window of Terribacillus aidingensis:
- a CDS encoding Glu/Leu/Phe/Val dehydrogenase, which yields MADNAAESTNNKHRDVLESTQRVVQTALQKLGYPEEVYELLKEPVRLMTVRIPVRMDDGSTKIFTGYRAQHNDAVGPTKGGVRFHPEVSENEVKALSIWMSLKAGIVDLPYGGGKGGIICDPREMSFRELEGVSRGYVRAISQIVGPTKDIPAPDVMTNSQIMAWMMDEYSRMDEFNNPGFITGKPIVLGGSHGRETATAKGVTICLKEAAKQRGIRIEGARVVIQGFGNAGSYLAKFMHEAGAKVIGISDAYGALHDPDGLDIDYLLDRRDSFGTVTNLFKSTISNQELLELDCDILVPAAVENQITKDNAHKIKAQIVIEAANGPTTFEATKILTERGILIVPDVLASAGGVTVSYFEWVQNNQGFYWTEQEVEERLEKVMLKGFQNVYQTAQTRRVDMRLAAYMVGVRKMAEASRFRGWI from the coding sequence GTGGCCGACAACGCTGCGGAATCTACCAACAACAAGCATAGGGACGTATTAGAATCGACACAGAGGGTCGTACAAACGGCTTTGCAGAAACTTGGCTATCCCGAGGAAGTCTATGAATTACTGAAAGAACCAGTGCGGTTAATGACAGTCCGTATTCCAGTTCGAATGGACGATGGCAGTACGAAGATATTCACAGGGTACAGGGCTCAGCATAACGATGCAGTTGGTCCAACCAAGGGTGGCGTTCGTTTCCATCCGGAAGTGAGCGAGAATGAAGTAAAAGCATTGTCCATTTGGATGAGTCTGAAAGCGGGTATCGTCGACTTACCTTATGGAGGCGGTAAAGGCGGTATCATCTGTGATCCCCGTGAAATGAGTTTTCGGGAGCTGGAAGGTGTCAGCCGTGGATATGTACGGGCAATCAGTCAGATTGTCGGTCCGACGAAGGACATACCAGCACCGGATGTGATGACCAACTCTCAGATAATGGCATGGATGATGGACGAATACAGCAGGATGGATGAATTCAACAATCCAGGGTTCATCACCGGAAAGCCGATTGTATTGGGAGGTTCACATGGCAGGGAAACAGCTACAGCTAAAGGCGTGACAATCTGCTTGAAGGAAGCTGCCAAGCAGCGAGGCATCAGAATCGAAGGAGCACGTGTTGTCATTCAAGGCTTCGGAAATGCTGGCAGTTACCTAGCTAAATTCATGCACGAAGCTGGCGCTAAGGTAATCGGTATTTCAGATGCTTACGGGGCGCTTCATGACCCGGATGGCCTGGATATCGACTATTTGCTTGATCGACGGGACAGTTTCGGAACAGTGACCAACTTGTTCAAGTCTACAATTTCCAACCAGGAATTATTGGAGCTTGATTGCGATATACTTGTACCAGCTGCGGTAGAAAACCAAATTACCAAAGACAATGCACATAAAATTAAAGCTCAGATTGTGATTGAAGCTGCAAATGGACCGACAACGTTTGAAGCGACCAAGATCTTGACCGAACGCGGTATCTTGATAGTTCCGGATGTGCTTGCATCGGCAGGCGGTGTGACGGTCTCCTATTTTGAATGGGTGCAGAACAATCAGGGCTTTTATTGGACGGAGCAGGAAGTAGAAGAAAGATTAGAGAAAGTGATGCTGAAAGGGTTCCAAAATGTATACCAGACTGCACAAACTAGACGGGTCGATATGCGACTGGCTGCATACATGGTAGGTGTCCGGAAAATGGCGGAAGCATCCAGATTCAGAGGCTGGATCTAA
- a CDS encoding genetic competence negative regulator gives MKLERVSLNQFKIFLTFDDLIERGLTKEDLWHDLPGVHQLFHDMMYEASDELGFELEGTLLVQVHILQAQGMQIIVTQYPQTEDFEEEEDYIEMKVTLDESRELIFSFTDFEDIISVSRQLDQIGIEDAAVYFMNDLYYMEIRTLLHPAARENLIAVMSEFANPSIVTSVRLNEYGKKIFDKDAIRQICTYFA, from the coding sequence ATGAAGTTAGAGCGCGTTTCATTAAATCAATTCAAGATCTTTCTTACCTTCGACGATTTAATCGAGAGAGGCTTGACTAAAGAAGATCTGTGGCATGATCTTCCAGGCGTTCATCAGCTTTTTCACGATATGATGTATGAAGCAAGCGATGAATTGGGCTTCGAATTGGAAGGCACACTTCTTGTTCAAGTGCATATTCTTCAAGCACAAGGGATGCAGATCATCGTAACACAGTATCCACAGACGGAAGACTTCGAAGAAGAAGAGGATTATATCGAGATGAAAGTGACACTTGACGAAAGCAGGGAGCTTATCTTCTCATTCACAGATTTTGAGGACATCATCAGCGTTTCACGTCAGCTGGACCAAATCGGCATTGAAGATGCCGCTGTGTACTTTATGAACGATCTTTACTATATGGAAATTCGAACGCTGCTCCATCCTGCAGCGCGGGAAAACTTGATTGCAGTCATGTCGGAATTCGCTAACCCGAGTATTGTTACCTCGGTTCGGCTGAATGAATACGGCAAAAAGATTTTCGATAAGGATGCAATACGGCAGATCTGCACGTATTTTGCATAA